A genomic segment from Chitinophaga niabensis encodes:
- a CDS encoding RagB/SusD family nutrient uptake outer membrane protein — translation MKKFILLFAGFVIGGSSCSLDQDPYGSAIVESQYYTTLAQCNTSTLVAYRFIDYATWWEILNFRFLSGEASSDNAWIGNTYQSTHPTYDAVAHYTLDAANDRNEAQWIDLYKSIGRFNSTIAGIQRAPIDENSKKQFIAELRFLRAWCYFDLVRNWGGVPIVLTILSPDNHPARNTVKEVYDQVVADLQEGVAVLPKKSQYPATEKFRASKGAALTLLAKTYLYMEDWPKAEIAAKEVIDMGEYNLEPSFATLWAYTYRNGAESIFEHQNGSSQVPSLPANDFAKMLNSVADAGWGYYSATSDLENAYKSEGDSIRLQWTINRHGLPVAGDPNTPSFDGRPYPALNSHSKSARFSRKHYIPKAQRPANGLPALNDKILRFSEALLIHAEACAMQNKTAEALGSLKRVRDRVNLSTNMALTGWNLINAVRKERRLEFAFEGDRLYDLRRWKDQAGKPVINSIMGPNGSFVLYNTQTSTDVWEKTNPVELQNKGFSFNPEIHSLWPIPSNQIIISEGAVKQNPGYF, via the coding sequence ATGAAAAAATTCATATTACTCTTTGCAGGGTTTGTTATAGGGGGAAGTTCCTGTTCTCTGGATCAGGACCCTTATGGCTCTGCTATCGTAGAATCACAATATTATACCACACTCGCACAATGTAATACTTCCACACTGGTTGCTTATCGTTTTATAGATTACGCTACCTGGTGGGAGATCCTCAACTTCCGCTTCCTGTCCGGAGAAGCTTCCAGTGATAATGCATGGATAGGCAATACTTATCAGTCTACACACCCTACTTACGATGCCGTAGCGCATTATACGCTTGATGCTGCGAACGACAGGAATGAAGCGCAATGGATAGACCTTTATAAAAGTATCGGCCGTTTTAACAGTACCATTGCAGGTATCCAGCGTGCACCCATTGATGAGAACAGCAAGAAGCAATTCATTGCGGAACTGAGGTTCCTGCGTGCCTGGTGTTACTTTGACCTGGTGCGGAACTGGGGAGGTGTACCCATTGTGTTAACGATCCTTTCTCCTGATAATCACCCCGCGCGTAACACGGTAAAAGAAGTGTACGACCAGGTGGTAGCTGATCTGCAGGAAGGCGTGGCGGTACTGCCTAAAAAATCGCAGTACCCTGCAACAGAAAAGTTCAGGGCATCCAAAGGAGCGGCTTTAACGCTGCTGGCCAAAACCTACCTGTATATGGAAGACTGGCCAAAGGCAGAGATTGCGGCCAAAGAGGTGATAGACATGGGTGAATATAATCTTGAACCCAGTTTTGCTACGCTATGGGCTTATACTTACAGGAATGGGGCAGAATCGATCTTTGAACATCAGAACGGTTCCTCACAGGTGCCTTCGCTGCCAGCGAACGATTTTGCTAAAATGCTGAACTCTGTTGCTGATGCCGGCTGGGGATATTATTCCGCCACCAGCGACCTGGAGAATGCCTATAAATCGGAAGGAGACAGCATTCGTTTGCAATGGACCATTAACCGCCACGGTTTACCGGTGGCTGGTGATCCTAATACGCCATCGTTTGATGGCCGCCCTTATCCTGCGTTAAACAGTCATTCTAAATCAGCACGTTTCAGCCGTAAACATTACATACCAAAAGCACAAAGGCCGGCGAACGGATTACCTGCTTTGAACGACAAGATCCTGCGGTTTTCAGAAGCATTGCTGATCCATGCAGAAGCCTGTGCCATGCAGAATAAAACAGCAGAGGCACTCGGTTCTCTGAAAAGAGTGCGCGACAGGGTGAACCTCAGCACGAATATGGCATTAACCGGCTGGAACCTCATCAATGCCGTACGTAAAGAGAGAAGGCTTGAATTCGCTTTTGAAGGAGATCGTTTGTATGATCTCCGCAGATGGAAAGACCAGGCCGGCAAACCGGTGATCAACAGCATTATGGGGCCAAACGGAAGTTTTGTGTTGTACAATACGCAAACCAGTACGGATGTATGGGAAAAGACGAACCCTGTAGAGTTGCAGAACAAAGGTTTCAGCTTCAACCCTGAGATCCATTCCCTGTGGCCTATTCCATCCAACCAGATCATTATTTCTGAAGGTGCTGTGAAACAGAACCCCGGATATTTTTAA
- a CDS encoding glycoside hydrolase produces the protein MRTIMKLFCLALLAIHCGKSSTPPGQEPNTCFFLGVDTCLQKPKTVVTINMGSTKQTIHSFGASDCWTTKFIGKWTNVQKKDQVADLLFSMDTTANGTPKGIGLSLWRFNIGGGSYEQGVNSNIADEWRREECFMNPDNTYDWSRQQGQQWFLQAARQRGVKYTLGFSLTPPVFMSKNGKAYNSSGGTSLNIQDGKLDAYAGFMAEVTKHFGFDYLSPVNEPQWAWGQATSAGQEGTQCTNDEIAALCKAIAPKLAGTGSQIVVGEAGTLAYLYGTNTDNRGDQITQFFNTASANYIGNLPNMAHTISGHSYFTTCPDNTLISTRQQLVNKINQVDATLNTWQTEFGILGDICGQYNGSPRNTGIEYGLYVAKTIHHDLVIANMNSWQWWLAVSPYNYSDALVYINDPAGQMNVANCKTDGIVLDSKQLWAFGNYARFIRPGMKRVETSIPGNNDPAIAAGTLMISAWKQEADKKVVVVLVNPEAKEKTIQLNGLTVGVLDQYTTDATNNLKRTQSTAGEIRVPAKSVVTLTGKYQ, from the coding sequence ATGAGAACGATCATGAAATTGTTTTGCCTTGCGCTCCTGGCTATTCATTGCGGGAAAAGTTCAACACCTCCGGGTCAGGAACCCAACACCTGTTTCTTCCTGGGTGTGGATACCTGCCTGCAAAAACCTAAAACGGTTGTTACGATCAATATGGGCAGCACAAAGCAAACCATTCACAGCTTTGGCGCTTCCGATTGCTGGACCACCAAGTTCATTGGAAAATGGACGAATGTGCAGAAAAAGGATCAGGTAGCCGATCTGTTATTCAGCATGGACACTACGGCAAACGGAACGCCAAAGGGGATCGGTTTATCACTCTGGCGTTTTAACATCGGCGGCGGTAGTTATGAACAGGGCGTTAATAGTAATATTGCGGATGAATGGAGAAGGGAGGAATGTTTTATGAACCCGGATAATACCTACGACTGGTCCAGGCAGCAGGGCCAGCAATGGTTCCTGCAGGCGGCCAGGCAACGTGGCGTGAAATATACGCTGGGCTTTTCCCTGACCCCTCCCGTGTTCATGTCTAAGAACGGAAAAGCATATAATAGTTCCGGCGGCACCTCCCTAAACATACAGGATGGCAAATTAGACGCATACGCGGGTTTTATGGCAGAAGTAACCAAACACTTCGGGTTTGATTACCTGAGCCCCGTAAACGAACCGCAATGGGCCTGGGGCCAGGCTACCTCTGCCGGCCAGGAAGGTACGCAATGCACGAATGACGAAATAGCCGCACTCTGCAAAGCCATTGCGCCTAAACTGGCAGGCACCGGTTCCCAGATAGTAGTAGGGGAAGCAGGTACACTGGCTTACCTCTATGGCACCAATACGGATAACCGCGGAGATCAGATCACGCAGTTCTTTAACACGGCTTCTGCCAACTACATCGGCAACCTGCCCAATATGGCGCATACTATTTCAGGGCACAGTTACTTTACAACCTGCCCGGATAACACGCTGATCAGCACAAGGCAGCAACTGGTGAATAAGATCAACCAGGTGGATGCCACACTGAACACCTGGCAAACGGAGTTCGGAATACTTGGAGATATCTGCGGCCAGTACAATGGCTCGCCAAGGAATACCGGCATCGAATACGGATTGTATGTAGCCAAAACCATCCATCACGATCTTGTGATCGCCAATATGAATTCCTGGCAGTGGTGGCTGGCTGTGAGCCCTTATAACTACAGTGATGCACTGGTGTATATAAACGATCCCGCCGGCCAGATGAATGTAGCGAACTGTAAAACAGACGGCATTGTGCTGGATTCAAAACAACTCTGGGCATTCGGTAACTATGCACGTTTCATCCGGCCCGGTATGAAACGTGTGGAAACTTCCATCCCCGGTAATAACGATCCTGCTATAGCTGCCGGAACATTGATGATCTCTGCCTGGAAACAGGAAGCAGACAAGAAAGTGGTGGTAGTGCTGGTAAACCCGGAAGCAAAGGAAAAAACGATACAACTGAACGGATTGACGGTTGGTGTGTTAGATCAGTATACAACAGATGCTACTAATAACCTGAAAAGAACACAATCAACTGCCGGTGAAATTAGGGTACCCGCTAAATCTGTTGTAACATTAACAGGAAAATATCAATAA
- a CDS encoding sugar porter family MFS transporter codes for MSKQFNHTYIIGISFISALGGYLFGFDFAVISGALPFLREAFGLNAWWEGFLTGSLALGCMVGCLAAGKLADRYGRKPGLILAALIFTLSSLGMAWSNSLTVFVCMRFAAGIGVGMASILSPLYIAEVSPAHVRGRNVSINQLTIVIGILITNLVNYTLADKGAEAWRWMFGLGAVPSAIFLLGVLWLPESPRWLIGKGKTAEAKKILAKIGNEDVIIERPSEKPSYKAVFEKAVRPAVVIGITLAVFQQLCGINIVFNYTSTIFASVGADLNSQLFETITIGVVNLVFTLVAMWQVDKLGRRPLMLIGSAGLSVVYIILASLLQNQLDVRLVSFFVMLAIALYATSLAPVTWVLISEIFPNHIRGLASSIAVVSLWGAYFILVFTFPILAEQLGTYGPFYLYAGICALGFLFIRSKVKETKGQSLEQLEQHLTGH; via the coding sequence ATGAGCAAACAATTCAACCATACTTACATCATCGGCATTTCGTTTATTTCGGCGCTGGGCGGATACCTCTTTGGTTTTGATTTTGCAGTGATCTCCGGTGCACTGCCTTTCCTGCGCGAAGCCTTTGGCCTCAATGCATGGTGGGAAGGTTTTTTAACCGGCTCGCTGGCATTAGGTTGTATGGTAGGTTGCCTGGCTGCCGGAAAACTGGCAGACCGTTATGGCAGAAAGCCCGGGCTGATCCTGGCTGCGCTGATCTTCACACTTTCATCCTTAGGCATGGCATGGTCCAACAGCCTGACGGTGTTCGTTTGCATGCGTTTTGCCGCGGGTATCGGTGTGGGCATGGCTTCTATCCTGAGCCCTTTGTATATCGCGGAAGTTTCTCCTGCACATGTACGGGGCAGGAATGTTTCCATCAACCAGTTAACGATAGTAATAGGGATATTGATCACCAACCTGGTGAATTATACGCTGGCCGATAAAGGTGCAGAAGCATGGCGCTGGATGTTTGGCTTGGGTGCAGTACCCTCCGCCATCTTTTTGCTGGGTGTGTTATGGTTGCCGGAAAGCCCGCGCTGGCTGATCGGCAAAGGCAAAACAGCGGAAGCAAAAAAGATCCTGGCAAAGATCGGCAATGAGGATGTGATCATTGAAAGACCATCTGAAAAACCATCGTACAAAGCTGTATTTGAAAAAGCAGTAAGGCCGGCAGTAGTGATCGGTATCACCCTGGCAGTGTTCCAGCAGTTATGCGGTATCAATATCGTATTCAATTATACTTCTACCATTTTTGCCTCCGTAGGGGCAGACCTCAATAGCCAGCTATTTGAAACCATCACCATTGGTGTAGTAAATCTCGTATTCACCTTAGTGGCCATGTGGCAGGTGGATAAGCTGGGACGCAGACCCTTGATGCTGATCGGTTCGGCAGGCCTTTCCGTAGTATATATCATCCTGGCATCACTACTGCAGAACCAGCTGGATGTGCGGCTCGTTTCTTTTTTTGTGATGCTGGCCATTGCCTTGTATGCTACCTCACTGGCCCCGGTGACCTGGGTATTGATATCAGAAATATTTCCTAACCACATCAGGGGGCTGGCTTCATCTATTGCAGTCGTTTCCCTGTGGGGTGCCTATTTCATCCTTGTGTTTACTTTCCCCATCCTGGCAGAGCAACTGGGCACTTATGGACCATTCTACCTGTATGCCGGCATCTGCGCGCTGGGTTTCCTGTTCATCAGAAGTAAGGTAAAGGAAACAAAAGGGCAATCCCTTGAGCAATTAGAACAACATTTAACAGGACATTAA
- a CDS encoding DUF5107 domain-containing protein translates to MSSDSLVQVWEEKINIPTYSIGKPDKNPMFFEKRVYQGSSGVVYPNPVIEKIFDEKKDEIYTAVFLENRYLKIMVLPQLGGRIQMAYDKVGQRHFIYYNQVIKPALVGLCGPWISGGIEFNWPQHHRPSTFEPVDHTIEENRDGSKTVWVNEVEKMFHTKGMAGFTLHPDKAYLEIKGKLYNRTALPQTFLWWANPAVKVNDDYQSVFPPDVNAVFDHGKRDVSTFPVATGTYYKVDYAPGTDISRYKNIPVPTSYMAIRSDYDFVGGYENDSQAGLLHVANHHLSPGKKQWTWGHSDFGKAWDKNLTDEDGPYIELMTGVFTDNQPDFSWLMPYEEKSFTQYFMPYRELGIVKNANKDLLIYASDTAVKVFATGIQTGITLELYVNNSLLFTDKINVSPEVIYQKAIQVKEETLLVILKDQLGKELLRYEPAANRKNEIPQPAMAAPEPKDVENNEQLFLTGLHLEQYRHATYNPVDYYEEALRRDPKDLRCNNALGVWYLRRGSIEKSEAYFRKAIETLTQRNPNPYYGEPLYNLGLCLQLQGKTEEAYEMFYKATWNSAWQDSSYFSLAQISTAKGNYAEALEQIEWSLDRNARNSKAWALKAMILRKLNKQDEAREVCKEALRRDIFNLTLYAELKEQDTLLKLGRENEHNFIEYAIDYASAGLYEEAIALISLVKGGPMQAYYLGWFHYKAGNTEQALVYFKQAAKADPALCFPNRIEDVAVLKLAIALNSEDAKAPYYLGCLWYDKRQYAEAIDMWELSAVRDNTFPTVFRNLGIAWFNKRKNKTKALYYFEKAFALDPTDARVLMELDQLYKRLHKDPSSRLLLLENNLELVNWRDDVYLERAAIYNFMGQFEKAFELIMQRKFHPWEGGEGKVSGQYLYSLTGMARQHMQNKDYEAAIRKLKMAQEYPDSLGEGKLFGAQENDIFYWLGMAYNGELSKQYLLKATEGLSEPSAAMFYNDQPPDKIFYQGLAWAALGEQEKANTIFRQLLKYGETHLQDEVKIDYFAVSLPDLLIFEDDANVRNTLHCSYMMGLGWLGLQEYDKATEAFTRVLEQDMHFGAQTHLSMIRQLQEQPLLHAR, encoded by the coding sequence ATGAGTAGCGATTCTTTGGTGCAGGTTTGGGAAGAAAAGATCAATATCCCAACGTACAGCATTGGTAAACCCGACAAAAACCCGATGTTCTTTGAAAAGCGTGTGTATCAGGGCAGCAGCGGCGTTGTTTATCCTAACCCGGTGATAGAAAAGATCTTTGATGAAAAGAAGGACGAGATCTACACAGCGGTATTCCTGGAGAACCGCTACCTGAAGATCATGGTACTGCCGCAATTAGGCGGCCGCATACAGATGGCTTATGATAAAGTAGGGCAAAGACATTTCATTTATTACAACCAGGTGATCAAACCCGCGCTGGTTGGTTTATGCGGGCCATGGATCTCCGGCGGCATAGAATTCAACTGGCCCCAGCATCACCGCCCCAGTACTTTTGAACCTGTTGATCATACCATAGAAGAAAACAGGGATGGCAGTAAAACCGTGTGGGTGAATGAAGTGGAAAAGATGTTCCATACCAAGGGAATGGCTGGTTTTACCTTACATCCTGATAAAGCTTACCTGGAAATAAAAGGGAAGCTCTACAACCGTACTGCGCTGCCACAGACCTTCCTGTGGTGGGCCAACCCGGCCGTGAAAGTGAACGACGATTACCAGTCTGTATTTCCGCCGGACGTGAATGCCGTATTCGATCATGGCAAACGCGATGTATCCACTTTCCCGGTTGCTACCGGTACTTATTACAAAGTAGACTATGCACCCGGCACGGATATTTCCCGCTATAAGAATATCCCGGTGCCCACTTCGTATATGGCTATCCGTTCCGATTATGATTTTGTAGGAGGATATGAGAACGACTCACAGGCAGGATTACTGCATGTGGCCAATCACCACCTCTCTCCCGGCAAAAAGCAATGGACCTGGGGACATAGCGACTTCGGCAAAGCATGGGACAAGAACCTCACGGATGAAGATGGCCCGTATATAGAACTGATGACAGGTGTTTTTACAGACAATCAACCGGATTTCAGCTGGCTGATGCCTTACGAGGAAAAATCCTTCACCCAGTATTTCATGCCTTACCGGGAACTGGGTATCGTAAAGAATGCCAATAAAGACCTGCTGATCTATGCCAGCGATACCGCTGTTAAAGTGTTTGCCACCGGCATTCAAACCGGTATCACGCTGGAATTGTATGTGAACAATTCCTTGCTTTTCACAGATAAGATCAATGTGTCCCCCGAAGTTATTTACCAGAAAGCCATACAGGTAAAAGAAGAAACGCTGCTGGTGATATTGAAGGACCAGCTTGGGAAAGAACTGTTGCGTTATGAGCCTGCTGCCAACCGGAAGAATGAAATTCCCCAACCTGCCATGGCCGCACCGGAACCTAAAGATGTAGAGAACAACGAACAACTTTTCCTTACAGGTTTGCACCTGGAGCAATACCGCCACGCAACCTATAACCCCGTAGATTATTACGAAGAAGCATTACGCCGTGATCCTAAAGACCTGCGATGCAATAATGCGCTGGGCGTATGGTATCTGAGAAGGGGAAGCATAGAAAAAAGCGAAGCCTATTTCCGTAAAGCGATTGAAACACTTACACAGCGGAACCCTAATCCTTATTACGGTGAGCCGCTGTACAACCTCGGCCTCTGTTTGCAATTACAGGGCAAGACTGAAGAAGCGTATGAAATGTTCTATAAAGCTACCTGGAACAGTGCCTGGCAGGATAGCAGTTACTTTTCCCTAGCCCAGATCAGTACAGCCAAAGGTAATTATGCAGAAGCCCTGGAGCAGATAGAATGGTCGCTGGACAGGAATGCCCGGAACAGTAAAGCCTGGGCACTGAAAGCCATGATCCTCCGTAAACTTAACAAACAGGACGAAGCAAGGGAAGTATGTAAGGAAGCATTACGCCGTGATATCTTCAACCTCACCTTGTATGCCGAACTGAAAGAGCAGGACACCTTATTGAAACTGGGCCGTGAGAACGAACATAATTTCATTGAATATGCCATCGACTATGCGTCGGCTGGTTTGTATGAAGAAGCCATTGCGCTCATCAGCCTTGTAAAAGGCGGGCCTATGCAGGCATATTATCTCGGATGGTTCCATTACAAAGCAGGTAATACAGAGCAGGCACTTGTTTACTTTAAACAGGCAGCCAAAGCAGATCCTGCATTATGTTTCCCGAACAGGATAGAAGATGTTGCCGTATTGAAACTGGCCATTGCCCTGAACAGCGAAGATGCCAAAGCACCTTATTACCTGGGCTGCCTCTGGTATGATAAAAGGCAGTATGCGGAAGCAATAGACATGTGGGAGTTGTCTGCCGTAAGGGATAATACCTTCCCGACAGTATTCAGGAACCTGGGCATAGCCTGGTTCAATAAAAGGAAGAACAAAACCAAAGCCCTTTATTATTTTGAAAAGGCTTTTGCACTGGACCCAACAGATGCACGGGTATTGATGGAGCTGGACCAGTTGTACAAAAGATTACATAAAGATCCTTCCAGCCGCCTGTTGTTGCTGGAAAATAACCTGGAACTGGTGAACTGGCGGGATGATGTTTACCTGGAGAGGGCCGCCATCTACAATTTCATGGGTCAGTTCGAAAAAGCTTTTGAACTGATCATGCAAAGGAAATTCCATCCATGGGAAGGAGGGGAAGGAAAGGTCTCCGGGCAATACCTCTACAGCCTTACCGGTATGGCGCGGCAACACATGCAGAACAAAGATTATGAAGCGGCTATCAGGAAGCTGAAAATGGCACAGGAATACCCGGATAGCCTGGGAGAAGGCAAACTGTTCGGCGCACAGGAAAATGATATCTTTTACTGGTTGGGCATGGCATACAATGGCGAGTTGTCAAAACAATACCTGCTTAAAGCTACAGAAGGACTATCAGAGCCATCCGCCGCTATGTTCTATAATGATCAGCCGCCAGACAAGATCTTCTACCAGGGCCTTGCATGGGCAGCATTGGGAGAGCAGGAGAAAGCCAATACCATTTTCCGTCAACTGCTGAAGTATGGTGAAACACATTTGCAGGATGAAGTGAAGATCGATTACTTTGCGGTGTCCCTGCCAGACCTGCTCATCTTTGAAGATGATGCCAACGTGCGGAACACCCTGCATTGCAGCTATATGATGGGGCTGGGATGGCTGGGCTTACAGGAGTATGATAAAGCAACGGAAGCCTTTACACGGGTACTTGAACAGGATATGCACTTTGGTGCGCAAACACATTTATCAATGATCCGGCAATTGCAGGAACAACCACTTTTACATGCGCGTTAG
- a CDS encoding glycoside hydrolase family 2, producing MRVSLILLALCCMLKVQAQTISLEGEWRYRLDAQDKGIKEQWFNQSFENKLKLPGTLDDAGVGDPATLTADSLNKETLLMLTRKHSYIGPAWYSREIMVPASWKGKRMDLFLERVIWKSQVWVDGKEASFTGESLSAPHIFPLHRLLTPGKKHKLVIRIDNRKLYDMSTRDMAHAYTNGTQIMWNGIIGQIKLIAKNQAYIHDVKAFPDVQKKTARIVVSLLNEMSTAASTRLKVKVSGKQFAFDKEMDVTIPPGGGLKELEVPMGNNVSLWDEFSPDLYKVSVQFNGGTASTAFGMRQLSNENGLLQINGRRIFLRGTLECNIFPLTGYPPMTKPGWIKVFSAAKAYGLNHLRFHSWCPPEAAFEVADSMGFYLQVELPFWNKNAGKDDPMDKWLAAEGQNIIVNYGNHPSFCFWSMGNELEGDFNWLAQLLTTLKKNDPRHLYTSTTFSFQKDHGRFPEPVDEFFITQYTKKGWVRGQGIFNTYAPNFSTDYTKAIDSIPVPIITHEIGQYSVYPNMQEIKKYTGVLDPLNFKAIQKDLQQKGLLPLSQQFLLASGKFAANLYKEEIERALKTKGLSGFQLLDLHDFPGQGTALIGILDAFWDSKGLVTAETHRTYCGPVVPLLRFDKAIYTSNEQFKGEVEVANFSRAVLKNSAINWMAKDASGKELAAGLIPAQDIEMGTGQSLGSFTFDLQKIKEATAVTIHLNGAGYRNQWTIWVYPEKLETGVIVKTLNEALPLLEAGRNVLLNPDTAALKGVEGRFAPVFWSPVHFPDQPGTMGILCDPQHPAFKDFPTEFYSNWQWWDLITSSKTMVIDPLPELTPLVRVIDNFFRNRKMANVIEAKVGKGKLILTSLDLTNKLEERPAARQLRYSLEQYMASKAFAPKVELSVAQLQALMK from the coding sequence ATGCGCGTTAGTTTAATTTTATTGGCATTGTGCTGTATGCTGAAGGTACAGGCACAAACGATCTCACTGGAAGGAGAATGGCGGTACCGGTTAGATGCACAGGATAAAGGCATCAAAGAACAATGGTTTAACCAGTCGTTCGAAAATAAACTGAAATTGCCTGGCACGCTGGACGACGCCGGGGTAGGTGATCCTGCCACCTTAACGGCCGATTCGCTCAATAAGGAAACATTGCTGATGCTTACCCGCAAACATTCCTATATAGGCCCGGCCTGGTACAGCAGGGAGATCATGGTCCCGGCCAGCTGGAAAGGAAAACGCATGGATCTGTTCCTGGAGCGGGTGATCTGGAAATCACAGGTATGGGTAGACGGAAAAGAAGCGTCCTTTACAGGGGAAAGCCTGAGTGCGCCACATATTTTTCCCTTACACAGGTTGCTGACGCCCGGTAAAAAACATAAGCTGGTGATCAGGATAGATAACAGGAAGTTGTATGATATGAGCACACGCGATATGGCGCATGCTTATACCAATGGCACGCAGATCATGTGGAACGGGATCATCGGGCAAATAAAACTGATCGCAAAGAACCAGGCCTATATCCATGATGTGAAGGCATTTCCGGATGTGCAAAAGAAAACAGCCAGGATCGTTGTTTCCCTGCTGAACGAAATGAGTACCGCCGCCAGCACCCGTTTGAAAGTAAAAGTGAGCGGCAAACAATTTGCTTTTGATAAAGAGATGGATGTGACCATTCCTCCCGGTGGTGGGTTGAAAGAACTCGAAGTTCCCATGGGAAACAATGTATCCCTCTGGGATGAGTTTTCTCCTGATCTTTATAAGGTATCTGTACAGTTCAATGGAGGAACAGCCAGCACTGCCTTTGGTATGCGGCAGCTTTCCAATGAAAATGGTTTATTGCAGATCAATGGCCGGCGTATCTTTTTAAGGGGCACGCTCGAATGTAATATCTTTCCTTTAACAGGTTACCCACCAATGACCAAACCCGGATGGATAAAGGTGTTCAGCGCAGCAAAAGCGTATGGCCTCAATCATCTGCGCTTCCATTCCTGGTGCCCGCCCGAAGCAGCTTTTGAAGTAGCAGATTCCATGGGTTTCTATTTGCAGGTGGAATTACCTTTCTGGAACAAGAACGCCGGAAAGGATGATCCGATGGATAAGTGGCTGGCAGCAGAAGGACAAAACATCATTGTAAACTATGGTAACCATCCTTCTTTTTGTTTCTGGTCCATGGGCAATGAACTGGAAGGAGATTTCAATTGGCTTGCGCAGCTGCTCACCACGCTGAAGAAAAATGATCCCCGCCATTTATACACCAGTACTACCTTTTCTTTCCAGAAAGATCATGGCCGCTTCCCTGAACCCGTAGATGAATTTTTCATCACACAGTATACAAAGAAAGGATGGGTGAGGGGACAGGGCATCTTCAATACCTATGCCCCCAACTTCTCCACTGATTATACCAAAGCAATAGACAGCATCCCCGTTCCAATTATCACACATGAGATAGGGCAATATTCTGTGTATCCGAACATGCAGGAAATAAAGAAGTATACCGGCGTGCTGGACCCGTTGAACTTTAAAGCTATTCAAAAGGACTTACAGCAAAAAGGGCTACTGCCCTTATCACAGCAATTCCTGCTGGCCAGTGGTAAGTTCGCAGCCAACCTCTACAAAGAAGAGATAGAACGCGCCCTGAAAACAAAAGGTTTGAGCGGGTTCCAGTTGCTGGACCTCCACGATTTTCCGGGACAGGGCACAGCGCTGATAGGGATCCTGGATGCTTTCTGGGATAGTAAAGGACTGGTAACAGCAGAAACACACCGTACCTATTGTGGCCCGGTTGTACCCTTACTTCGTTTTGACAAAGCTATTTACACCAGCAATGAACAATTCAAAGGAGAAGTAGAAGTAGCGAATTTCAGCCGTGCTGTATTAAAGAACAGTGCTATTAACTGGATGGCGAAAGATGCATCCGGTAAAGAACTCGCAGCGGGCCTGATCCCTGCGCAGGATATAGAAATGGGTACCGGCCAATCCCTTGGCAGCTTTACGTTTGATCTGCAAAAAATAAAGGAAGCCACCGCAGTGACCATTCATCTGAACGGTGCCGGTTACAGGAACCAATGGACGATCTGGGTATATCCTGAAAAACTGGAAACCGGCGTGATCGTAAAAACTTTGAACGAAGCATTGCCTTTGCTGGAAGCAGGCAGGAACGTATTGCTGAACCCGGATACGGCCGCGCTCAAAGGCGTAGAGGGCCGTTTTGCACCTGTATTCTGGAGCCCTGTACACTTCCCTGACCAGCCTGGCACCATGGGCATTTTATGTGATCCGCAACATCCTGCTTTTAAAGATTTCCCAACGGAGTTTTACAGTAACTGGCAGTGGTGGGACCTTATCACTTCTTCCAAAACCATGGTCATTGATCCTTTACCGGAACTTACACCACTTGTGCGCGTGATCGATAATTTCTTCAGGAACAGGAAGATGGCCAATGTGATAGAAGCAAAAGTAGGAAAGGGAAAACTGATCCTCACTTCGCTGGACCTTACGAACAAACTGGAAGAAAGGCCCGCTGCAAGGCAACTGCGTTATAGCCTGGAGCAATACATGGCTTCAAAAGCATTTGCCCCGAAAGTAGAATTGTCCGTAGCACAATTACAGGCACTGATGAAATAA